One window from the genome of Chionomys nivalis chromosome 14, mChiNiv1.1, whole genome shotgun sequence encodes:
- the LOC130886698 gene encoding ATP synthase F(0) complex subunit C1, mitochondrial-like, translating into MQTTKAPLVTPVLIRSCIRGLIRPVSASLLSRPEAPSKQVKKPSCSSSPLQVARREFQTSVVSRDIDTAAKFIGAGAATVGVAGSGAGIGTVFGNLITDYARTPSLKQQLFSYAILGFALSEAMGFFCLMVAFLILFAM; encoded by the coding sequence ATGCAGACCACCAAGGCACCGCTCGTTACTCCAGTTCTGATCCGCTCCTGTATCAGGGGTCTAATcaggcctgtgtctgcctccctctTGAGTAGACCAGAGGCCCCATCTAAACAGGTTAAAAAGCCTTCCTGCAGCAGCTCCCCTCTCCAGGTGGCCAGACGGGAATTCCAGACCAGTGTTGTTTCCCGGGACATTGACACAGCTGCCAAGTTTATTGGTGCTGGGGCTGCCACAGTTGGTGTGGCTGGATCCGGGGCTGGCATCGGAACAGTGTTTGGTAACTTGATTACTGACTATGCCAGAACCCCGTCTCTCAAGCAACAGCTCTTCTCCTATGCCATTCTGGGTTTTGCCCTGTCTGAGGCCATGGGGTTCTTCTGTTTGATGGTcgccttcctcatcctcttcgcCATGTGA